TAAGTCGCAAATTTTAGCATCTGCATCCAATGATAAGGTAGTCATGGCTTGATCAATGCGCTGTTCGTCTAACCAAGCATTAGCTTTTTCAAGCTCTTCTTGCACATTTGCTAACTTGTTAAGGTTTTTATCACTTGGATCTTCGCCAATCAAGTGAATTAAAGCGTGATAACGACGGATAAGTTCAGCGTTTTCTTTTACCCCTTCAGCAACATAATCAAACACAGAGATATCAGACGATTCTGGTGGATCTTGTTCTAGCATTGACATTTTCATGGTACTAGACTTTAAAATTTGACCATCGTCTAAACCTTGCAAGTCCATCAATATCTTCATTAAAGTAGACTTACCTGCACCATTACGCCCTACTAAACAGATACGCTCGCCAGTTTGTACACTTAAATCTGCTTTATTTAAAATCTTATCTTCGCCGAAGGCAAGCTCACCATTGGCTATTCTTAATAATTCCATAATTCTTCTTATGCGTTACTGTTCACTAATTGCGTTACTTGCGCTTGGGTAAATGGCCAAAACAGCTTAGTATTTTCACTGCTATTTTGTTCTAATTGTTCGAGTACGGGAATGTGTACACCATACAACTCGACCAGTGTTTCCGTTTCATGGTCAACACTTTCTTGTTCAATAATATCAACTTGCGTTAACTGCTCAACAGTCAATACCGTTAAACAAATGGCCAACGCTTGTTCACATAAATGGCAGCCTTCGCTGCCATACAAATTATACTTAGTCATTATGATTAACTACTTACCTTTGTCTAAATATGCCTACTTATGTCGCCGTGCGCTTAATAGACCAGCTATTATGAATATGCTTATTTCGGGCGAAATCTTTATCACGCGTCACATCAGACATTGCTTCTGCAGTTAAGCCCAGTTCATCTAACGCTTCAAAATCTATCTTAAAGTTGCGTTTGTTATTAGTAAAAAATATTTCACCGCCTCTATTAAGTGATTTCAAAGCATCTGTAATTAAGTCAACATGATCTCGTTGCACATCAAAGCTATCTTCCATACGCTTTGAATTAGAAAATGTTG
The DNA window shown above is from Colwellia psychrerythraea 34H and carries:
- a CDS encoding glutaredoxin family protein — its product is MTKYNLYGSEGCHLCEQALAICLTVLTVEQLTQVDIIEQESVDHETETLVELYGVHIPVLEQLEQNSSENTKLFWPFTQAQVTQLVNSNA